In Cryptomeria japonica chromosome 5, Sugi_1.0, whole genome shotgun sequence, the genomic window ttctaggaataaGTTTGAATCCTCTTGTACAATCCTCAAATATAGGTTTGTTGCTCGATCCAATGACTATAGCTTACTATTTGcacatttttacatcaattttagcctatttaccctaatttcagtaaATTCAACAAATCAATTTGATTTAAGGGAAAGAAGAGGGCACATTCCAACAACACCCCCTAGAACTAGATTAGTATTGAGACCTCTTAGgcttagatctatctaattcctatctttccctaatgtaatgatcCCCAAGTCataaattagtggtttcttccttctatggtggaaaccctaatttttcatcattACAGATCCTAAAAaatcttgaaattagaaaagcattGACCCATATTTGGGAGCTATGTCCCTAATTTGGAAAGAAGTGTCGTAGTACTTATCCAGTTCATCTATAATCTAGAATATATATGGTTCACTATAATATCAATATAATCTTGAACAACCCTTTAAACTAATAGAAAATTTAGTAAATTTTGAGAGAATTGTTTCCCTAAATGACTTCCAAAATTTTGAATTATAACTTACCTTCAAAGTACAAATATCagttctaataccacttgtaataaaataaattttacaaaAGAAAAACATGATTTGAAATATTCTATAGACAATTAATAATATCTAAGAATAACAAATCACttagaacatcatttaaaaataactttAACTACAAAAACCAAGTTTAGTAGAAGTCAAAATTCCACATGTATACCACTCTTGAAGCACTTCAAATCAAACTGTGTGTTAACACttcagaacatcatttaaaaataactttAACTACAAAAACCAAGTTTAGTAGAAGTCAAAATTCCACATGTATACCAACTCTTTAAGCACTTCAAATCAAACTGTGTGTTAACATACTTAACTTAGAGATTCATTGCATAAATTAGTCACTTCCTATTGTACTCTTAGCCACCCAATTATGGTTAATGGCAATCAGAGGTTTCACTACGATTCAATCTATCTCCTTATTATACGCATAGCCCCACGTATATCTTAAGACTCCATAACCAACCAAATAACAGGTATCCATGGACTATATGTATAATGTTAACAGCCTGAAAATCAGGCGCGCTACATTCTAAATTAAGCCTAACAAATTTCAAGTAGTCCCGGACTATATGTATAAGCTCATCTGCGCAAACAATTCATACAGATGAAGCTAATCTTGGCATTCTCTATGCTCTATTCTCATAGCTGAAAGCCAATATTCGAGCAGTATAGAACTCCATTACAACCACAAAATGGCTGTAACGCACATGAAATTAGCCCTGctggtaattttcttgcaatttttctTGTCAACATCAAGACCCTTGAACACAAAAAGCAACTACAATGCCATTGATAAGTGCTGGAGGAGAGATCCAAATTGGGCAAATCACAGGATGAGTCTTGCAAACTGTGCAAAAGGCTTTGGAAGTTATGCCATGGGAGGCATAGGAGGTACAATATATACAGTCACCAGAGATGATGACAATGCTGTAAATCCTTTGTTTGGGACTCTCAGATATGGTGTTACTCGCAGTCAACCTCTGTGGATGGTTTTTGCAAGGGATATGGAGATTCAACTTCTGATGCCCTTGTTCTTCGCAAGCCACAAGACTATTGATGCAAGGGGAGCAAAAGTCACCATTAGCAATGGGGCCTGCATAACGCTTTATAATACCAGCAATGTTATCATCCATGGCTTAACCATTCATGACTGTCAACCTACTGGATCTGGAGATGTTCTACTCTATGAGTCCAAAGGAGTGGTGAGAGATTATCCAATGGATGGCGATGGTATATCTGTTATAAGTTCTAGAGATATTTGGCTTGATCATAATACCATTTCTCACTGCAGTGATGGTCTCATAGATGTGACGCTTGGCTCAACAGCAGTTACTATTTCTAACAACAGATTCTATAATCATAATGAGGTAAGTAAGCATcacatccaaaaataatatcaaTTTCTCAGCAGATCAATTTCTTTTTCAGATTTGTTCTTGTTCTTATGGTTCCTTCATCTCAACTTTTAAGTTGTCATTGTGTTATGACAGGTAATGTTATTAGGAAACAGTGATACATATACACCCGACTTAAACATGAGAGTTACTGTGGCATTCAACCATTTTGGACCAGACCTTATGCAACGCATGCCAAGGTAACTTATCAAACGAATTAAATTGAGTAAGTTTTCATTAAGTGTGCTATATCTAGaggtaaatttatttatatatatatgaatatttaagtaaaaaattattatttcttttatattattttatttaattaaatattcatatAAAAGTAAGGATGAATTAGAACTTTCATCTTTATATTAaacattaattttaatatttttttattttgttagaTTAAAATGATAGTATAATATCTTATTAGTTTCATTCAAGAATAAAACTATTCTTTGGATATATTTAGTTTCTTATATCTTTCTCATTACAATATA contains:
- the LOC131035298 gene encoding pectate lyase 1-like; this translates as MAVTHMKLALLVIFLQFFLSTSRPLNTKSNYNAIDKCWRRDPNWANHRMSLANCAKGFGSYAMGGIGGTIYTVTRDDDNAVNPLFGTLRYGVTRSQPLWMVFARDMEIQLLMPLFFASHKTIDARGAKVTISNGACITLYNTSNVIIHGLTIHDCQPTGSGDVLLYESKGVVRDYPMDGDGISVISSRDIWLDHNTISHCSDGLIDVTLGSTAVTISNNRFYNHNEVMLLGNSDTYTPDLNMRVTVAFNHFGPDLMQRMPRCRLGYAHVANNYYEPWGIYAIGGSSNPTILSEANWFVGPSDYTKKQVTHQNGCTSGSSCVLRSIHDMFLEGSYFKQSGWGNAHPTYDQRQEFKIDIVYLVPKLTKNVGALDCFSNKSCW